Proteins from a genomic interval of Neodiprion lecontei isolate iyNeoLeco1 chromosome 2, iyNeoLeco1.1, whole genome shotgun sequence:
- the LOC107223967 gene encoding cysteine dioxygenase type 1 → MQAVQEPLRIGVAAVEINNNQQLQIAKGRANQESHFPMFTKSPKHQVLTLQDLIGELHQAFATDLVDIDHVQELMASYKSNPADWRRYAKFDRHRYTRNLVDAGNGKFNLIVLCWGEGHGSAIHDHANAHCVMKVLQGELAEVRYAWPHEKQLDANNPTKEPSAIYEIERNTFGQNSICYINDSLGLHRVENPSTVNPAVSLHLYSPPFTTCSVFNKQTGQRTACKVTFWSKFGERRNRVIQEERDPEDN, encoded by the exons ATGCAAGCGGTGCAGGAACCTTTGAGAATCGGCGTTGCCGCTGTGGAGATCAACAATAACCAGCAACTGCAGATCGCCAAAGGCAGGGCGAATCAGGAGTCGCACTTTCCAATGTTTACAAAATCACCGAAACACCAAGTTTTGACTCTTCAAGACCTCATCGGCGAGTTGCATCAAGCCTTCGCCACCGATCTTGTGGACATCGATCATGTCCAGGAACTGATGGCTTCGTACAAAAGCAATCCTGCGGACTGGCGGAGATATGCTAAATTCGATAGACACAG GTATACAAGAAACTTAGTTGACGCAGGAAATGGGAAATTCAACCTCATCGTCCTCTGTTGGGGCGAAGGCCATGGATCCGCCATTCACGACCACGCGAATGCTCATTGTGTGATGAAAGTACTTCAGGGCGAACTAGCCGAG gtaCGATACGCCTGGCCGCACGAAAAGCAACTCGATGCCAACAACCCGACCAAAGAGCCATCGGCTATTTATGAGATCGAAAGAAACACATTTGGCCAAAACTCTATCTGTTACATTAACG ATTCTCTTGGATTACATCGTGTCGAAAATCCCAGTACCGTGAATCCTGCGGTATCCCTCCACTTATACTCACCACCGTTTACGACGTGTTCGGTGTTCAACAAGCAAACAGGACAGCGAACGGCCTGCAAAGTAACCTTCTGGTCAAAATTCGGAGAACGTCGCAACCGG GTAATTCAAGAAGAGAGGGATCCCGAAGACAATTGA